In Campylobacter vicugnae, a genomic segment contains:
- a CDS encoding flagellar hook-basal body protein, with translation MQNGYYQATGAMVTQFNRLDIITNNLANVNTSGYKKDDVVIADFERIFKETKDTLPLENHTKDAAKFLNRTLNRVPHINEVYTDFGVGGLKHTNNPLDVAIGKNDIFLVVDTPAGVRLTKNGSLNLDNEGYLVTKEGYRVLPANYEAQPPLTRGIVIPQDAPMTIDSNGNIYSNQVPVGRLYVAQPRELRELQKEGDNLYKIDNMDDVIDNATSGSISQGYAQISNVNPVKEMVSLIETQRMVDMYQKVMTTHMSDLNQDAINKLASMRAN, from the coding sequence ATGCAAAATGGATATTATCAAGCGACTGGTGCGATGGTGACGCAGTTTAACCGCTTAGATATCATCACCAATAATCTTGCTAATGTAAATACTAGCGGATATAAAAAAGATGATGTAGTAATAGCTGATTTTGAAAGAATATTTAAAGAGACAAAAGATACTTTGCCATTAGAAAATCACACTAAAGATGCTGCTAAATTTCTAAATAGAACACTAAATAGGGTTCCTCATATCAATGAAGTTTATACCGATTTTGGAGTAGGAGGCTTAAAGCATACCAATAATCCTTTAGATGTAGCTATTGGCAAAAACGATATATTTTTAGTAGTAGATACTCCAGCTGGTGTGCGACTGACTAAAAATGGCTCTTTAAATTTAGATAATGAGGGTTATTTGGTAACTAAAGAGGGTTATAGAGTTTTGCCTGCAAATTATGAAGCTCAGCCGCCATTAACTAGAGGCATAGTAATCCCACAAGATGCTCCAATGACTATTGATAGTAATGGCAATATATACTCAAACCAAGTTCCAGTAGGTAGGCTATATGTTGCTCAACCTAGAGAGCTTAGAGAGTTGCAAAAAGAGGGAGATAATCTTTATAAAATTGATAATATGGATGATGTTATAGATAATGCTACAAGCGGCTCAATCTCTCAAGGATACGCACAGATATCAAATGTCAATCCAGTCAAAGAGATGGTAAGCTTGATAGAGACTCAACGAATGGTAGATATGTATCAAAAAGTAATGACAACACATATGAGCGATCTTAACCAAGACGCTATAAATAAACTAGCTTCAATGAGAGCTAATTAA
- the flgG gene encoding flagellar basal-body rod protein FlgG has translation MIRSLYTAATGMIAQQTQIDTTSHNISNVNTIGYKKNRAEFADLMYQTMQYAGTPTSATTMSPTGMEVGLGVRPTAITKMFNQGYFKETGNNLDMTIAGNGFFQVQLPDGTTAYTRNGSFKLDGDGNIVNSDGYRLLPEMTIPADAIEISVGIDGTISVLQPGNEEMTQIGQIELASFINPAGLHAMGDNNFLETAASGAPNIGNGGEDGFGQIKQGFVEMSNVQLVEEMTDLITGQRAYEANSKAITTSDEMLQTVNQLKR, from the coding sequence ATGATAAGATCACTATATACAGCAGCTACAGGTATGATAGCACAACAAACACAAATAGATACAACTTCGCACAATATATCAAATGTTAATACAATAGGATATAAGAAAAATAGAGCTGAATTTGCAGATTTAATGTATCAAACAATGCAATACGCTGGTACGCCTACAAGTGCTACTACAATGAGCCCTACAGGTATGGAAGTAGGTCTTGGCGTTAGACCGACTGCTATTACTAAGATGTTTAATCAAGGTTACTTTAAAGAGACTGGAAATAATCTAGATATGACTATTGCTGGAAATGGATTTTTCCAAGTTCAACTACCAGATGGAACAACAGCATATACAAGAAATGGCTCATTTAAACTTGATGGTGATGGAAATATAGTAAATAGTGATGGATATAGACTTTTGCCAGAGATGACTATTCCAGCTGATGCAATTGAGATATCTGTCGGGATTGATGGAACTATATCTGTACTTCAACCAGGCAATGAAGAGATGACGCAAATAGGACAAATAGAGCTGGCAAGCTTTATAAATCCAGCTGGACTTCATGCTATGGGAGATAATAACTTTTTAGAAACAGCAGCAAGCGGTGCGCCAAATATTGGTAATGGTGGAGAGGATGGATTTGGTCAGATTAAGCAAGGGTTTGTAGAGATGAGTAATGTTCAGCTTGTTGAAGAGATGACAGATCTAATCACAGGCCAAAGAGCATATGAGGCAAATTCTAAAGCAATTACAACAAGTGATGAGATGCTCCAAACTGTAAATCAGTTAAAGCGTTAA
- a CDS encoding agmatine deiminase family protein, producing MRAFGEWEDQELLMLSIPHINSDWAEYLDEILDSYEELVRAVSKYQKVLLIAPNLSYFDRFKKFDNCEFLQIDTDDTWIRDYGAIDVRRGDEIISYDFKFNAWGGKFSSSKDDVVNKKLFEHFGTKLEEIDLILEGGSIDFNGDGVMLTTTECLLNDNRNRLSKDELEIKLKDLFGLNKIVWLNHGFIKGDDTDSHVDTLARFIDKNTVAYAACDDKSDEHYEELNLMKQELEAAGFNLVALPLPKPVIYEGKRLGATYCNFIFINGAIIVPTYGDKEADEYAINALKSALPNKDIIGVDSRVFIRQNGSLHCSSQNRYKRNI from the coding sequence ATTAGAGCCTTTGGAGAGTGGGAAGATCAAGAGCTTTTGATGCTTAGTATTCCGCATATTAATAGCGACTGGGCTGAGTATTTAGATGAAATTTTAGATAGTTATGAAGAGTTAGTAAGAGCAGTTAGCAAATATCAAAAAGTGCTATTAATAGCGCCAAATTTAAGCTATTTTGATAGATTTAAAAAATTTGATAATTGCGAGTTTTTGCAAATTGATACTGATGATACTTGGATTAGAGATTATGGTGCTATTGATGTTAGGCGTGGCGATGAGATTATTAGCTATGATTTTAAATTTAACGCTTGGGGCGGTAAATTTAGCAGTAGCAAAGATGATGTAGTAAATAAAAAATTATTTGAGCATTTTGGAACTAAATTAGAAGAGATTGATCTGATTTTAGAAGGTGGTAGTATCGATTTTAATGGCGATGGAGTGATGCTTACAACTACTGAGTGTTTGCTAAATGATAATAGAAATAGACTTAGTAAGGATGAGCTTGAGATAAAGCTAAAAGATCTATTTGGTTTAAATAAGATAGTTTGGTTAAATCATGGATTTATAAAAGGCGATGATACTGATAGTCATGTAGATACTCTAGCTAGATTTATTGATAAAAATACAGTAGCTTATGCAGCTTGTGATGATAAGAGTGATGAGCATTATGAAGAGTTAAATTTAATGAAGCAAGAGCTTGAAGCAGCTGGGTTTAATCTTGTAGCTCTACCATTGCCAAAACCTGTAATTTATGAAGGCAAAAGACTTGGCGCTACATATTGTAATTTTATCTTTATAAATGGTGCCATCATAGTGCCTACATATGGAGATAAAGAGGCTGATGAGTATGCTATAAATGCTCTTAAAAGTGCCTTGCCTAATAAAGATATAATAGGCGTAGATAGTAGAGTGTTTATTAGACAAAATGGTAGCCTTCACTGCTCTAGTCAAAATAGATATAAAAGGAATATATAA
- a CDS encoding carbon-nitrogen hydrolase yields the protein MKVALIAHKYYGDKDSTIKRTTQMIKEAASSGAQLVVLQEFHQGAYFCQDENVDKFDLAINYKEDKKYWSSVAKECNIVLVTSLFEKRTEGLYHNTAVVFDTDGREAGIYRKMHIPDDPNFYEKFYFTPGDLGFKPIDTSLGRIGVLVCWDQWYPEAARLMALNGAKMLIYPTAIGWFDSDDEATKSAQLEAWVAVQRGHAVANSLPVIAVNRVGFESDESGGGIRFWGNSFVFDAQGVELFRSNSTDEIVQIVDIDMQKCEQVRRWWPFLRDRRIEAYGDITKRFID from the coding sequence ATGAAAGTAGCATTAATAGCGCATAAATATTATGGGGATAAAGATAGCACGATTAAACGCACTACTCAAATGATAAAAGAAGCTGCTAGCAGTGGAGCGCAGCTTGTAGTGCTTCAAGAATTTCATCAAGGAGCATATTTTTGTCAAGATGAAAATGTGGATAAATTTGATTTAGCTATTAATTATAAAGAGGATAAAAAATATTGGAGTAGCGTGGCTAAAGAGTGCAATATAGTGCTAGTAACTTCGCTATTTGAGAAGCGAACTGAGGGGCTGTATCATAATACTGCTGTTGTATTTGATACTGATGGAAGAGAGGCTGGAATATATAGAAAAATGCATATCCCAGATGATCCAAATTTTTATGAAAAATTCTATTTTACGCCTGGGGATTTAGGATTTAAGCCAATTGATACTAGTCTTGGTAGAATTGGGGTTTTGGTTTGTTGGGATCAGTGGTATCCTGAAGCTGCTAGATTGATGGCATTAAATGGAGCTAAAATGCTTATATATCCAACGGCAATTGGCTGGTTTGACTCTGATGATGAAGCGACAAAATCAGCTCAATTAGAGGCTTGGGTAGCAGTCCAAAGAGGTCATGCTGTAGCCAATAGCTTACCAGTGATTGCAGTTAATCGTGTAGGTTTTGAGAGCGATGAGAGTGGTGGCGGGATTAGATTTTGGGGCAATAGCTTTGTTTTTGATGCACAAGGCGTAGAGCTGTTTAGATCAAATTCAACCGATGAGATTGTTCAAATAGTAGATATAGATATGCAAAAATGCGAGCAAGTTCGTCGATGGTGGCCATTTTTGCGTGATAGAAGAATTGAAGCCTATGGCGATATAACAAAGAGATTTATAGATTAA
- a CDS encoding M48 family metallopeptidase, whose protein sequence is MIEYKGFKIEYSKKRVKYLRLKITKAGDIKLVAPLNASKFQIESFISSHTKWIEKTLSKIPKTDPNSIKFLGKSYQIQISPDFKIIDNQIFTPDIQTFTNYANSILKDLINQYINIYNPKINRPINAIRIKKMNTRWGSCNSKKGYLNFSTNLIQKDIKFIEYVVLHELAHLIYPHHQKEFYDFIFSLMPDFKSRLNL, encoded by the coding sequence TTGATAGAGTATAAGGGTTTTAAAATAGAATATAGTAAAAAACGGGTAAAATATCTACGCTTAAAGATTACTAAAGCTGGTGATATTAAACTAGTAGCTCCACTCAATGCAAGTAAATTTCAAATAGAAAGCTTTATCTCATCTCATACTAAATGGATAGAAAAAACCCTATCAAAAATTCCAAAAACAGACCCAAACTCCATAAAATTTCTAGGTAAAAGCTATCAAATTCAAATTTCACCAGATTTTAAAATTATTGATAATCAAATATTTACACCAGATATTCAAACTTTTACAAACTACGCAAATAGCATATTAAAAGATCTAATAAACCAGTATATAAATATATATAATCCTAAAATAAATAGACCTATAAATGCCATAAGAATCAAAAAGATGAACACAAGGTGGGGGAGCTGCAATAGCAAAAAAGGCTATTTAAACTTTAGCACAAATTTAATTCAAAAAGATATCAAATTTATCGAATATGTAGTCCTTCATGAACTAGCGCACCTTATCTACCCACACCACCAAAAGGAGTTTTATGATTTTATCTTCTCTTTAATGCCTGATTTTAAATCCAGACTTAATCTATAA
- a CDS encoding MFS transporter: MARSFSRSDIRILGLSSLGGMLEFYDFIIFVFFASYISLLFFPTDLDPFWAIFNTYGTFAAGYLARPLGGIIMAHFGDKNGRKNMFMLSILLMVIPTFLLGIMPTFESIGYLAPIILVIIRILQGIAIGGELPGAWVFVSEHAPRGKLYTSVSVLTAAVVAGILLGSFVTMIVKDIWSDNEIRDGMWRLPFILGGVFGIISIYLRRYLSETPVFKEMQERNELDKIPLKSVFKFHKIDSIASMLITWVLTGCIVVLILLMPNFMPKAFNADGVELGRLTTIYMQMGAIVLLCFGCFIYGRLSDKYGIAKTTLVLALLFSISVYAYFDALYSGASFEMVLGLYLLSGLLACVGPCGAPFLMIAIFPNKLRFSGISFAYNIAYAIAGGVTTPFATAMVFKFDPMYLAYYMVVLGFIAVGCSIWFMLRRKDLNI, from the coding sequence ATGGCTAGATCATTTAGTAGATCAGACATTAGAATTTTGGGGCTTTCATCTCTTGGTGGAATGCTTGAGTTTTATGATTTTATTATCTTTGTATTTTTTGCTTCTTATATATCATTACTATTTTTTCCGACTGATTTAGATCCATTTTGGGCTATTTTTAATACATATGGTACCTTTGCTGCTGGATATTTAGCTAGGCCACTTGGCGGGATTATTATGGCTCATTTTGGAGATAAAAATGGCCGTAAAAATATGTTTATGCTCTCTATTTTGCTTATGGTTATTCCTACATTTTTATTAGGTATTATGCCAACATTTGAAAGTATTGGATATTTAGCACCAATTATTTTAGTTATTATTAGAATTTTACAAGGTATTGCAATTGGCGGAGAGCTTCCTGGAGCGTGGGTGTTTGTTAGTGAGCATGCACCTCGTGGAAAGCTATATACTAGCGTAAGCGTCCTTACAGCCGCAGTTGTAGCTGGTATCTTGCTTGGTAGTTTTGTTACTATGATTGTTAAAGATATTTGGAGTGATAATGAGATTAGAGATGGAATGTGGAGATTACCATTTATTTTAGGTGGTGTTTTTGGGATTATATCTATATATCTTAGAAGATATTTAAGTGAAACCCCGGTATTTAAAGAGATGCAAGAGAGAAATGAACTTGATAAAATTCCTTTAAAATCTGTATTTAAATTTCATAAAATTGATAGTATCGCATCTATGCTTATCACCTGGGTTTTAACTGGATGTATTGTTGTTCTTATACTTTTAATGCCAAATTTTATGCCTAAGGCATTTAACGCTGATGGAGTTGAGTTAGGACGTCTTACAACTATATATATGCAGATGGGCGCTATAGTTCTTTTATGTTTTGGTTGTTTTATTTATGGTAGATTAAGTGATAAATATGGTATTGCTAAAACTACTTTAGTATTGGCTTTATTATTTTCAATTAGTGTTTATGCCTATTTTGATGCGCTTTATAGTGGGGCGAGTTTTGAGATGGTGCTAGGGCTTTATTTACTTAGTGGTTTATTAGCCTGTGTTGGCCCATGTGGAGCGCCATTTTTAATGATTGCAATATTTCCTAATAAACTTAGATTTAGTGGGATTTCATTTGCTTATAATATTGCTTATGCTATAGCCGGTGGTGTTACTACTCCATTTGCTACTGCTATGGTATTTAAATTTGACCCTATGTATTTGGCGTATTATATGGTGGTTCTTGGCTTTATAGCTGTTGGTTGTAGTATATGGTTTATGCTTAGACGCAAAGATCTTAACATATAG
- the abc-f gene encoding ribosomal protection-like ABC-F family protein yields the protein MALIDLIEVSKKFGDKIILNETNFNVNEKERIAIIGKNGGGKSTLMKILRGECEIDSGRVIRQNSISIEMLAQSPKFNDNLSVKDALNYELKEIFDARDEYEKVLAKISNEHDNPELLHRQDELVKFIESKDGWNIENKIERILDSFGLREYENRLVNSLSGGEIRRVALGALILKKPDVLLLDEPTNHLDVYMVRFLEELLLASNQTIVFISHDRYFIDRLATRSVEIEDGALRSFDGGYANYLTKKEEILRSLAKSHETLIKNLKSEEEWLRRGVKARLKRNEGRKQRILAMREEAKKNPGLIRRVKLELERASKSFNGGGLNQNRKKMLFECKNLSKTIDNKVLFSDFNARVLQGERIGIVGRNGSGKSTMLKILLGELEADSGVINRGEIKIGYFDQSRKSISDDKSLIELFCPNGGDHIMVRGRNYHVYGYLKNFLFPKEFLDKPVGVLSGGEKNRLALALLFTKEYDCLILDEPTNDLDIATINILEEYLLSFEGAILIVSHDRYFIDKITNKLWAYENGKIEQIYMEYSEYLDIEEELNQLSDIESELGQSIETKEKQKTSKVKLTYKQNQILQNHPALIEALESRISELNHALSTPEIYQKIGLQTLFEELEEKKGELNSLESEYFEVLELSQN from the coding sequence ATGGCTCTTATTGATCTTATAGAAGTTAGTAAAAAATTTGGCGATAAAATTATTTTAAATGAGACAAATTTTAATGTAAATGAAAAAGAAAGAATCGCCATAATAGGTAAAAATGGTGGCGGTAAGAGTACATTAATGAAGATCTTGCGTGGAGAGTGCGAGATTGATAGCGGTAGAGTGATAAGGCAAAACTCAATAAGCATAGAGATGTTAGCTCAATCACCTAAATTTAATGATAATTTAAGCGTAAAAGATGCATTAAATTATGAATTAAAAGAGATATTTGATGCTAGAGATGAGTATGAGAAAGTTTTAGCTAAAATAAGCAATGAGCATGATAATCCTGAATTACTTCATCGTCAAGATGAGCTTGTTAAGTTTATTGAGTCTAAAGATGGTTGGAATATAGAGAATAAAATTGAGAGAATTTTAGATAGTTTTGGCCTTAGAGAGTATGAAAATAGACTTGTAAATAGCTTAAGCGGCGGAGAGATACGCAGAGTAGCACTTGGTGCTTTAATATTAAAAAAACCAGATGTACTTTTACTTGATGAGCCGACCAATCACCTTGATGTATATATGGTAAGATTCCTTGAAGAGCTATTATTAGCCTCTAATCAAACAATTGTATTTATTAGTCACGATAGATATTTTATCGATAGGCTTGCTACTCGTTCAGTTGAGATTGAAGATGGAGCATTAAGAAGTTTTGATGGAGGATATGCTAATTATCTAACCAAAAAAGAGGAAATTCTAAGAAGCTTAGCTAAATCTCACGAGACGCTAATAAAAAATTTAAAAAGCGAAGAAGAGTGGTTAAGACGCGGTGTAAAAGCAAGGCTAAAACGCAATGAAGGTAGAAAACAAAGAATCTTAGCGATGCGTGAGGAGGCTAAGAAAAATCCAGGATTAATTAGAAGAGTTAAACTAGAGCTAGAAAGAGCTAGTAAGAGTTTTAATGGTGGTGGATTAAATCAAAATCGCAAAAAGATGCTATTTGAGTGTAAAAATTTATCTAAAACTATAGATAATAAGGTACTTTTTAGCGATTTTAACGCTAGGGTTTTACAGGGTGAGCGCATAGGAATAGTAGGTAGAAATGGTAGCGGTAAATCTACTATGCTAAAGATTTTGCTAGGTGAATTAGAAGCTGATAGCGGTGTGATAAATCGTGGTGAGATTAAAATTGGATATTTTGATCAAAGCAGAAAGAGTATTAGCGATGATAAGTCTTTAATTGAACTATTTTGTCCAAATGGCGGCGATCATATAATGGTTCGTGGAAGAAATTATCATGTGTACGGATATCTTAAAAATTTCTTATTTCCAAAGGAGTTTTTAGACAAACCTGTGGGCGTACTAAGTGGCGGAGAAAAAAATCGCCTAGCTTTAGCCCTTCTTTTTACTAAAGAATATGATTGTTTAATTTTAGATGAACCAACAAATGATCTTGATATAGCTACTATTAATATATTAGAGGAGTATCTGCTTAGCTTTGAAGGAGCGATATTAATAGTAAGCCATGATAGGTATTTTATAGATAAGATTACTAATAAGCTTTGGGCGTATGAAAATGGCAAAATCGAGCAAATTTATATGGAGTATAGCGAATACTTAGATATAGAAGAGGAGCTAAATCAGCTAAGCGATATAGAATCAGAGCTAGGTCAAAGCATAGAAACTAAAGAGAAACAAAAAACATCTAAAGTCAAACTAACCTACAAGCAAAATCAAATTCTACAAAATCACCCAGCGCTAATAGAAGCTTTAGAGAGTAGAATAAGTGAATTAAATCATGCTCTTTCAACTCCAGAAATTTATCAAAAAATTGGCCTTCAGACTCTATTTGAAGAGCTTGAAGAGAAAAAAGGCGAGCTAAATTCACTTGAGAGTGAATATTTTGAAGTACTTGAGCTCTCACAAAATTAA
- a CDS encoding sodium-dependent transporter: protein MIVNRQTWSSRLTYILAVAGATIGFGATWRFPYLVGQNGGGAYVLIFCIAMIVIGIPMILAENAIGRRLHINSVDAFGGYANGKKVNPLWKIVGWMGICGAFGIMAYYMVIGGWVLDYIYNIIVGGFDISQPISAAVTAEFYETNIINSPLAIAIMTAIFVLINYIILVKGAVDGIEKAAKYLMPLLFILMLAMVARNITLDGAIEGIKFYLTPDFSKITMKLFIDVLGQVFFALSLGFGVMITLSSFLRKDEDLIKTSVITGIVNTVIAVVAGFMIFPSLFTFGISPDSGPSLVFKSLPIVFSNMFAGQIMAIAFFGLLMIAALTTSLPIYEVIITVLEEKFKIKRHNAIVLVLSVIFVVGNIPSLMATNILSDITIFGKNIFDAYDAISATIFFVLTSLFCALFVGWVLKDEAKAEIMYGTKSSKTIVNMWFYYVKFVIPFIILVVFISSFYDNFLK, encoded by the coding sequence ATGATTGTAAATAGACAAACATGGAGTTCTAGACTTACATATATTTTGGCTGTAGCTGGTGCTACTATTGGTTTTGGTGCTACTTGGCGTTTTCCATATTTAGTAGGCCAAAATGGCGGTGGTGCTTATGTTCTTATATTTTGTATAGCGATGATTGTTATTGGTATTCCAATGATTTTGGCTGAAAATGCCATAGGCAGAAGACTACATATCAACTCAGTAGATGCATTTGGTGGTTACGCAAATGGTAAAAAAGTAAATCCATTGTGGAAAATTGTCGGATGGATGGGGATTTGTGGTGCCTTTGGTATTATGGCGTATTATATGGTAATTGGCGGTTGGGTGTTAGATTATATATATAATATTATTGTTGGTGGATTTGATATTTCACAGCCAATTAGTGCTGCTGTAACAGCTGAGTTTTATGAGACAAATATTATTAATTCGCCACTTGCTATTGCTATTATGACAGCTATTTTTGTGCTTATTAATTATATTATATTAGTAAAAGGTGCAGTAGATGGAATAGAAAAGGCCGCTAAATATCTAATGCCATTACTATTTATATTAATGCTAGCTATGGTTGCTAGAAATATCACGCTTGATGGAGCTATTGAAGGTATTAAATTCTATCTTACGCCTGATTTTAGTAAAATAACTATGAAGCTATTTATCGATGTTTTAGGTCAAGTTTTCTTTGCATTATCGCTTGGATTTGGGGTTATGATTACACTTTCTAGCTTTTTAAGAAAGGATGAGGATCTTATAAAAACCTCAGTAATTACTGGGATTGTAAATACCGTAATTGCCGTAGTAGCTGGATTTATGATATTTCCATCTTTATTTACTTTTGGAATTTCTCCTGATAGTGGACCAAGTTTGGTATTTAAGAGCTTACCAATAGTATTTTCTAATATGTTTGCTGGTCAGATTATGGCTATTGCGTTTTTTGGGCTACTTATGATTGCAGCACTTACTACTTCGTTACCAATTTATGAGGTTATTATTACTGTTTTAGAAGAGAAATTTAAAATTAAACGCCATAATGCTATTGTGTTAGTACTTAGCGTGATTTTTGTAGTTGGCAATATCCCTTCTTTGATGGCGACAAATATACTATCAGATATTACAATTTTTGGTAAAAATATATTTGATGCTTATGATGCTATTAGTGCTACTATATTTTTTGTGCTAACTTCGCTATTTTGTGCGCTTTTTGTTGGTTGGGTGCTAAAAGATGAGGCTAAAGCTGAAATAATGTATGGAACAAAAAGTTCAAAAACTATTGTAAATATGTGGTTTTATTATGTTAAATTTGTAATTCCATTTATAATCTTAGTTGTATTTATTAGTAGTTTTTATGATAATTTTTTAAAGTGA
- a CDS encoding M48 family metallopeptidase has protein sequence MLEILITLYALFTIYRVVLSILQINYIKRCKEPVVLPEAEFHNAAIVAIQKQKFEIIHNIFLFITVAIWSVWGASALASSLSGIEIVVVRDALLVALFLVIGVVINLPFEIYSKFVMDKKFGFCNSTVGLFAMDFIKTIIMIFVFGFGVSWILLNCYEFLGQSWWIWAFAISFGLILLVNLIYPTIIAPIFNKITPLQNDELNLAINDLLNSCGFKSSGIYSMDASKRDNRLNAYFGGLGATKRVVLFDTLINKLDKNEIIAVLGHELGHFKHKDIVKNIVLMSVVLFGFFAIFGNIPVSAYTALGLEQSGGGLFVFFLLYSSLFMVVVEPLISTFSRSHEFGADEFGANKTNKEYMISALKKLGKENKSFPLSHPFYSFVYHSHPTLFERLKRLENL, from the coding sequence ATGCTTGAAATTTTAATTACTTTGTATGCTTTATTTACAATTTATAGAGTGGTTTTGAGTATCTTACAGATAAATTACATTAAAAGATGTAAAGAACCAGTAGTATTGCCTGAAGCAGAATTTCATAATGCCGCAATCGTAGCAATACAAAAGCAAAAATTTGAGATAATTCATAATATTTTTCTATTTATTACTGTAGCTATATGGAGCGTATGGGGCGCTAGTGCTTTGGCTTCTAGTCTTAGCGGTATAGAGATAGTTGTAGTAAGAGATGCTTTGCTTGTGGCTTTATTTTTAGTCATTGGGGTAGTAATTAACCTACCTTTTGAGATATATAGTAAATTTGTAATGGATAAGAAATTTGGCTTTTGCAATAGCACAGTTGGGCTTTTTGCTATGGATTTTATTAAAACTATAATAATGATTTTTGTATTTGGGTTTGGAGTTTCATGGATTTTATTAAATTGCTATGAGTTTTTAGGACAGAGCTGGTGGATATGGGCTTTTGCGATTAGTTTTGGATTAATTTTGCTAGTAAATTTGATATATCCGACAATTATTGCTCCAATATTTAATAAGATTACTCCACTGCAAAATGATGAGTTAAATTTAGCCATAAATGATCTATTAAACTCATGCGGATTTAAAAGTAGTGGTATATATAGTATGGATGCTAGCAAAAGAGATAATAGATTAAATGCTTATTTTGGTGGTCTTGGAGCGACTAAGAGGGTAGTATTATTTGATACATTGATAAATAAGCTAGATAAAAATGAGATTATAGCAGTTCTTGGCCATGAACTTGGTCATTTTAAGCATAAAGATATAGTTAAGAATATAGTTTTAATGAGTGTAGTTTTATTTGGTTTTTTTGCAATTTTTGGCAATATTCCAGTTAGTGCCTATACTGCGCTTGGATTGGAACAAAGCGGTGGTGGATTATTTGTCTTTTTCTTGCTTTACTCTTCGCTTTTTATGGTAGTTGTAGAGCCTTTGATATCGACATTTTCTAGATCTCATGAATTTGGTGCTGATGAATTTGGTGCTAATAAAACTAATAAAGAGTATATGATATCAGCTCTTAAAAAACTTGGTAAAGAAAATAAATCTTTTCCTCTTTCGCATCCATTTTATAGTTTTGTATATCATTCACATCCAACTCTATTTGAGAGGCTAAAGCGTCTTGAGAATTTGTGA
- the prmC gene encoding peptide chain release factor N(5)-glutamine methyltransferase encodes MRICDGLSLAKKFGNRFAYLLMEFHLKKSKEWIFLHLNDELAKKDEFITLLDRYKNGEPLEYIFGCCEFMGRDFEVGQGVLIPRFETEILVEKALEIASKFNSPRIAEIGVGSGIISISLALELKNAKIIATDISSDALKYAKINKDKFQVDIELIESNYLDKVNGDFDIIISNPPYIAANYLLDKWVLSEPKTALIGGQIGDEILKDIINLAKSRAKYLICEMGYDQRESMKNYLDKLDFQSEFYTDLAGLDRGFVAYNKGK; translated from the coding sequence TTGAGAATTTGTGATGGGTTGAGTTTAGCTAAGAAATTTGGTAATCGTTTTGCTTACTTGCTAATGGAATTTCATTTAAAAAAAAGCAAGGAGTGGATATTTTTACATCTAAATGATGAACTTGCCAAAAAAGATGAATTTATAACGCTTTTAGATAGATATAAAAATGGAGAGCCATTAGAGTATATTTTTGGTTGTTGTGAGTTTATGGGAAGAGATTTTGAGGTAGGGCAGGGAGTTTTAATCCCAAGATTTGAGACTGAGATTTTAGTAGAAAAAGCTTTAGAGATAGCTAGTAAATTTAATTCGCCAAGGATTGCTGAGATTGGCGTTGGGAGTGGAATTATTAGTATATCTTTAGCTTTAGAGCTTAAAAATGCTAAAATAATTGCTACTGATATTAGTTCAGATGCACTTAAGTATGCTAAGATTAATAAAGATAAATTTCAAGTCGATATAGAGCTAATAGAGTCAAATTATCTTGATAAAGTTAATGGTGATTTTGATATTATTATCTCTAATCCACCATATATAGCAGCCAATTATCTGCTGGATAAATGGGTTTTGAGTGAGCCAAAAACAGCATTAATAGGCGGTCAAATTGGTGATGAGATATTAAAAGATATTATTAATCTAGCAAAATCTAGAGCTAAATATCTAATTTGTGAAATGGGTTATGATCAAAGAGAATCTATGAAAAATTATCTTGATAAGCTTGATTTTCAAAGTGAGTTTTATACTGATCTAGCTGGATTAGATCGTGGATTTGTAGCTTATAATAAAGGAAAATAA